In a genomic window of Flavobacterium crassostreae:
- a CDS encoding ISAon1 family transposase — protein MASFYGVSGKNLQHQYKDFLSDFKIWDQKLHAKQWLIFPENIGKRLSIDETSLSNGELYTILTNKAGKGKKGTIVAMIAGTKAETVIAIIEKIPLKLRNSVTEITLDMAANMGLIAKKCFPNATRVIDRFHVQKLATEALQEIRIKYRWQAIDQENQAIEKAKKNKKRFEPEVLTNGDTIKQLLARSRYFLYKNKSKWTANQLQRALLLFELYPDIKEAYNLSQGLRNIFENTTDKIIGFARLAKWHEKVNQSGFKSFNTISRTIINHYQSILNYFDNRSTNASAESFNAKIKAFRSQFRGVRNIEFFLFRLTNIYA, from the coding sequence ATCGCCTCTTTCTATGGCGTTAGCGGTAAGAATCTACAACATCAATACAAAGATTTCTTAAGTGATTTCAAAATATGGGATCAAAAACTACACGCAAAACAATGGCTTATATTTCCAGAAAACATAGGCAAACGCTTATCAATTGACGAAACCTCCTTGTCCAATGGCGAACTCTATACTATTTTGACCAACAAAGCTGGAAAGGGAAAGAAAGGAACTATAGTCGCTATGATTGCTGGAACCAAAGCAGAAACAGTAATTGCTATTATCGAAAAAATACCGCTTAAACTACGAAATTCTGTTACCGAAATAACTCTTGACATGGCGGCAAACATGGGATTGATTGCTAAAAAATGTTTCCCTAATGCTACTCGCGTCATCGACCGGTTCCATGTTCAAAAATTGGCGACAGAAGCTTTACAGGAAATAAGAATTAAATACCGTTGGCAAGCTATAGACCAAGAAAATCAGGCAATAGAAAAAGCGAAGAAAAACAAGAAAAGGTTTGAGCCTGAAGTATTGACTAATGGAGATACTATTAAGCAGTTACTTGCTAGAAGTAGGTATTTCTTATACAAGAATAAATCAAAATGGACGGCGAATCAATTACAACGAGCATTATTGTTGTTTGAATTATATCCCGACATAAAAGAAGCTTACAATCTATCTCAAGGATTACGGAACATTTTTGAAAACACAACTGACAAAATCATTGGTTTTGCCAGGCTAGCTAAATGGCATGAAAAAGTAAATCAATCAGGATTTAAGTCTTTCAATACAATATCTCGAACCATAATCAATCATTATCAAAGCATATTAAACTATTTTGATAACAGAAGTACTAATGCATCAGCAGAATCCTTTAACGCCAAAATAAAAGCTTTTAGATCTCAGTTTAGAGGTGTTAGAAACATTGAGTTTTTCCTTTTTAGGCTAACTAATATTTATGCCTAA
- a CDS encoding NYN domain-containing protein yields the protein MSQHSKELKLAVLIDADNVPYSNVKGMMEEITKYGTPTTKRIYADWTRPNASGWKAVLLEHAITPIQQYSYTSGKNSSDSALIIDAMDLLYSGKLDGFCIVSSDSDFTRLAIRLRESGMKVIGIGEQKTPKPFISACDRFVFIEVLDGAIKKNAPKRTTATTTTETKKAVEKTIGKTPEKTIQKPLNKIDEPTIDLIEDSIDDIADDSGWAFLGDVGNLIVKKKPEFDPRNYGFTKLTPMLKSLSDILEIDERDSDKKGIKHVYVRLRFS from the coding sequence ATGTCACAACACAGCAAAGAACTCAAACTAGCAGTCTTAATTGATGCCGATAACGTACCCTACAGCAACGTCAAAGGCATGATGGAAGAAATAACCAAATACGGCACCCCAACCACCAAACGTATCTACGCAGATTGGACCCGCCCCAACGCCAGCGGATGGAAAGCCGTATTATTAGAACACGCCATCACACCAATCCAGCAATACAGCTACACCTCAGGCAAAAACTCCTCCGACTCCGCCTTGATTATAGACGCCATGGACCTATTATACTCCGGCAAACTAGATGGTTTTTGCATCGTATCTAGCGATAGCGATTTTACCCGCTTGGCCATCCGATTGCGAGAATCCGGCATGAAAGTAATTGGTATCGGCGAACAAAAAACCCCAAAACCATTTATCAGCGCCTGTGACCGTTTTGTGTTTATAGAAGTTCTAGACGGAGCCATCAAGAAAAACGCCCCAAAAAGAACCACCGCTACCACCACAACCGAAACCAAAAAAGCCGTAGAAAAAACCATCGGAAAAACACCCGAAAAAACCATACAAAAGCCTCTCAATAAAATTGACGAACCAACAATTGACCTAATCGAAGACTCCATAGATGACATAGCAGATGACAGCGGATGGGCATTTTTAGGAGATGTAGGCAACCTAATCGTAAAGAAAAAACCAGAATTTGACCCCCGGAATTATGGCTTTACAAAACTAACACCCATGCTAAAATCCCTATCTGACATACTCGAAATTGACGAAAGAGACTCAGACAAAAAAGGCATCAAACACGTATATGTACGCCTGCGTTTTAGTTAA
- a CDS encoding ISAon1 family transposase N-terminal region protein, whose amino-acid sequence MQDSFVDLLKLLLPEIIVEYFELTSYKKEEEILHLYLKEINSIPKEHRQSKLSSKGFFDEITVQDFPIRGHQVYLHITRRRWLNEDTGKVVFRDWNLVADGTRVTQEFASFLKEIHRFQA is encoded by the coding sequence ATGCAAGATTCTTTTGTCGACCTTCTCAAGTTGTTACTTCCTGAAATTATAGTTGAATACTTTGAACTGACTTCCTATAAAAAAGAGGAAGAGATACTTCATCTTTACTTAAAGGAGATTAATTCAATTCCTAAAGAACATCGACAATCAAAATTGAGCTCAAAAGGATTCTTTGATGAAATAACAGTTCAGGATTTCCCTATTCGTGGGCATCAGGTATATCTTCATATCACTCGAAGAAGATGGCTGAATGAAGATACTGGAAAAGTAGTTTTTAGAGATTGGAATTTAGTAGCAGACGGAACTCGGGTGACACAGGAGTTTGCGTCTTTTTTAAAAGAGATCCATAGATTCCAAGCCTAA